The Solirubrobacter pauli sequence GTTGGCGACGAAGTGCTTGACGGTCGCGGCCACGCCTTCGGCCTGCAGGCCGCGGACGAACGCGGCGCCGATCGCGCCCGTGAGGTACGGGTCCTCGGAGAAGCACTCGAAGTGGCGGCCGCCGAAGGGCGTGCGGTGCAGGTTCACGGTCGGCGCGAGCAGGACGTCGACGCCCTTGCGGCGGCACTCGTGGGCGAGCAGCCGTCCGACGCGCTCGATCCGCGTCACGTCCCAGGAGGCGGCGAGCGCGGTGGGTGAGGGGACGTTCGCCGACGGCGAGCGCTCGTCCCAGGTCTCGCCGCGGACGCCCGCGGGGCCGTCGGACACGACGATCCGCCGCAGCCCCAGCGCCGGCGCCGCCCGCAGCGACCAGGCGTCCGCGCCCGTGAGCAAACGCACCTTCTCCATCGAACGTCAGTATGGACCAGGTGAAGGCGCTGATCTTCGACGTATTCGGCACGACGGTGGACTGGCGCGGAAGCATGATCCGCCACACGGCGCGGTTCGGGCTGCCCGAGGAGACGGCCGACCTGTGGCGCGACCAGTACCAGCCGCAGCTGGAGACGGTCCGCAGCGGCCGTCGCCCGTGGGTGAACCTCGACGTGCTGCACCGGATCGGGCTGGACATAGTCCTGGCCGAGCTGGGTATCGACCTCCCAGACCGCTATCGCCGCACGCTGGTCAAGGCGTGGCATGCGCTCGACCCGTGGCCCGACGTCGTCGCCGGGCTGACGCACCTCAAGGAGTCCCACATCATCGCGCCCTGCTCGAACGGCCACATCGCCCAGTCGGTCAACCTCGCCAAGTACGCCGGGCTGCCCTGGGACGCGATCCTGGGTGCCGAGCTCGCCCACGCGTACAAGCCCGACCCGGCCGTCTACCGCGCCAGCGCCGACGCCCTCGGCCTCGCCTACGACGAGGTCTGCATGGTCGCCGCGCACAACGACGACCTGCACGCGGCCCGGGCGGCCGGGCTGCGGACGGCGTTCGTCCCGCGTCCCACCGAGGACTCCGAGCCCGACAGCGACTGGGACATCGTCGCCACGACGTTCGCAGAGCTCGCGCCTTGAAGCACCTGATCGCGGGGTGGGGCACGGTCCTCGCCTTCCAGTTCTTCGGGGACAGCCTGCTCTCGAAGGGCAACCTGGACTCGGTCCCGATCGGGCTGCTGCTGTTCGCCTGGATCCTGGGCGTGATCCTGTGGTGCGCGTTCGGCGTGATCGTCGCCGCCGACCACCTGGCGGAGATGCTCGGCGAGCCCTACGGCACGCTGATCCTCACGCTCAGCATCGTCGGCATCGAGGTCATGCTGATCAGCGCCGTCATGCTGGGCGGTGACGCGCCGACCGTCGGCCGGGACACGATGTTCGCGGTGATGATGATCGTGCTCAACGGCGTGATCGGCCTGTCGCTGGTCATCGGCGGGCTCAAGCACCACGAGCAGGACTACAGCCTCCCGGGCGCCTCCGCCTTCCTGAGCGTGATCATCCCGCTCGGGGTCATCGCGCTGATCCTGCCGGCGATGACGACGTCCACCGACGCGCCGACGCTCTCGACCACGCAGGCGATCCTGTTCGCCGGGGCGACGATCGTCCTGTACGTCTTCTTCCTCAAGATCCAGACCGGCCGCCACCGCGACCTGTTCGTCCACGGCGCGTCGGACGAGCACGAGCTGGAGGAGGTCAACTCGCGCACGATCGGCAAGTGGGTGGTGCTGCTGCTCGCCGGCGCGATCCCGATCGTGCTGCTCTCCAAGAGCCTGGACAAGGTGGTCAAGGCCGAGATCGAGCTGATCGGCGCGCCGATCGCGCTCAGCGGCGTCCTGATCGCCCTGATCGTGTTCACGCCGGAGGGCATCAGCGCGCTCAAGGCGGCGTCCAAGAACCAGCTCCAGCGCACGGTGAACCTGTGCCTGGGCGCCTGCCTGTCCACGCTCGGCCTGACGCTGCCGGCGGTCCTCATCATCGGGCTGATCACGGGCGAGCAGGTGATCCTGGGCCTTGACCCGACCGGCCAGGTGCTCGTCGCGTTGACGCTGCTGCTGAGCGTGGTGACGTTCTCCGGCCCGCGCACGACCGTGCTGGAAGGGGCGGTGCACCTGCTCGTCTTCTTCGTGTACATCGTGCTGGTGTTCTCGCCGTAACATCTTGGCGCGTTGGCGTACGACGAGCTCCGCAAACTCCATGCCCTGCAGCGCGTCACCGACGTCGGTCTCGCGTACCTGCCCCTGGACGAGCTGCTGACGGAGCTCCTCGAGCGGATCGCGGAGATCCTGCACTCCGACACCGCCGCCTTCCTGCTGCTCGAGGAGGACGGCGCCTCGTTGCTGGCGACCGCGGCGAAGGGCATCGAGGAGGAGGTCGAGCAGGGCGTCCGGATTCCGGTCGGCGGCGG is a genomic window containing:
- a CDS encoding haloacid dehalogenase type II; translation: MDQVKALIFDVFGTTVDWRGSMIRHTARFGLPEETADLWRDQYQPQLETVRSGRRPWVNLDVLHRIGLDIVLAELGIDLPDRYRRTLVKAWHALDPWPDVVAGLTHLKESHIIAPCSNGHIAQSVNLAKYAGLPWDAILGAELAHAYKPDPAVYRASADALGLAYDEVCMVAAHNDDLHAARAAGLRTAFVPRPTEDSEPDSDWDIVATTFAELAP
- a CDS encoding calcium:proton antiporter, with translation MKHLIAGWGTVLAFQFFGDSLLSKGNLDSVPIGLLLFAWILGVILWCAFGVIVAADHLAEMLGEPYGTLILTLSIVGIEVMLISAVMLGGDAPTVGRDTMFAVMMIVLNGVIGLSLVIGGLKHHEQDYSLPGASAFLSVIIPLGVIALILPAMTTSTDAPTLSTTQAILFAGATIVLYVFFLKIQTGRHRDLFVHGASDEHELEEVNSRTIGKWVVLLLAGAIPIVLLSKSLDKVVKAEIELIGAPIALSGVLIALIVFTPEGISALKAASKNQLQRTVNLCLGACLSTLGLTLPAVLIIGLITGEQVILGLDPTGQVLVALTLLLSVVTFSGPRTTVLEGAVHLLVFFVYIVLVFSP